The Engraulis encrasicolus isolate BLACKSEA-1 chromosome 22, IST_EnEncr_1.0, whole genome shotgun sequence sequence CCTGTCTCTTgctctttgctttgcttttgctTTGGCCTGACCAACTGCCCAACTCGGCTCAGCCCTTTTCCCATTTACACGGCTACAACTTGCCCTCCATGGTTTCACAGCAAATAACTGTGTGTGAATAACTTATTTTGTAAATAATTTGTATTTTCTTCCCTTTTCAAGACACCTTTGCCTTCCCACTGAAGCAAGTACTAGGGTGGGGTGGGCATACATTTAAAATGGTGCCAATTGtgtaaataaaaatataatttgtcGAATAGTGTGATCTCCCCTttgtctctcgtgtgtgtgtgtgtgtgtgtgtgtgtgtgtgtgtgtgtgtgtgtgtgtgtgtgtgtgtgtgtgtgtgtgtgtgtgtgtgtgtgtgtgtgtgtgtgaaagagaaagagagagagagagagagagagagagagagagagagagagagagagagagagagagagagagagagagaaagacagagagagataaagagagagagagaggaagaggaagagagagagagagagagagagagagagagagagagagagagagagagagagagagagagagagagagagagagagatatggcgaTGCTTTGTGCCATGCGTGCGtgtcctctctgcctctgtgttccTGACCTCAGGGCTTTTGGAACAGGTGCAGGCAGCTTATGTGCACTGCAGATGGTGCGGGCTGGGTGCTGTCCTTTAGGCACCAGACTGGCACACTGTCTTTATCCAAATTGTGGTTTCAATGAAATACACCAGCAGTGGTAAGAAATGACTGCATGtgataaattaaaataaaaaaagacagcaGTCGTTTAGAGAAGTGGATGTACTTGTCATAAAAAGTACAATTATAGTGTAAAGAAAATGAACTCTTAAAATGCACAACTTTCTACCTTTTGTAGCCTCTTGCTGGGGCCACTGGTGTGTCACTAATTTGCTGttaatactcaactacatcataacaacacttgCTATGAccgtaccgagagccttaagtaacagattaagacttggccattacaattttggtgacagtaaagttataacataggctctgcgctaaggggttaaacaactCTGAGGAAGGCTGGTTGTCAAACCCTAGAAATAGAATTTTGGAACTTGTGAATTAAGAATTATGTCCCAATTAATCCGTGAAACTTTTACTGTAAGATGCAATATGTTATCATATGAATCTGTCACAGACAGataaaaaaaaacgaaaggaGCAGCATTGTCCCTACATTTACCTAGGCTATCAGATGTAAGCAGACAGCCATCCAATGGCACATCCCATTGAACAGGGCATGAGAAGAGTTCCATGGTCAGGGCACCTGAGGGGAGAATGGAGGGGAGCAATTTGTTCACTATCCCAACCTGTGGCCTGGCAATATCGCAAGTGAGATATAGTCTGGAAACCCCCTATTCATCATATTCATAGAGGAGCTTAATCTAAACCatttaatatagcctactatCTAAAGCTTAATGGAGAGCTAGTCTTTGGTGTTGATGATGGATCTGTTAACAAACTACATGTTTCTGTTAGTGTAGTAATAATATATCTTGCCCTTGCCTGATTCCGTGGTTGGGATTCCAAACTTACGTTAAGATTTCGGCCTTCAGATCAGAATGAGTGCGCAAAGATATACTTCCTATAGATACACTTCCATGCTATAGGCCTAGCAAACTTCCCAATGCTCACCCATGAATGTGACTGAAATAAAGAACAGTATTGAGCAGTGTCCCACAATCTCCTCCTTGACCACTCATAGTTTCAAGATAGATTGGATATGCTGGGGTTTCTATTGTAACGCTCCATTCTGTTGGCTGGGGTTACCTTTTCCATTTAACATTCCCAggcctgggctggtaatctggcagggcattttcccgttgGGCCGACATTCCTATGGGGTCggtgctgttttttgttgttgctttgtttGGTTTTTGAGTTCCTGGGATACTGACCCACAACTTTGATAGGGCGGCCCATTGGTCAagctttatactgtatgtgtttgactGTGCCAAGCATaattttagtttagttagttcagGAGTGTGGTGttggctgtgtgaggggctggtctatgaaatgccagggacatgtttttggtcccagaccagccctaATTATGCCCCACATCCTCCATGCAGTTTCTTCATGGCCAGTGATTGTAATATCGGTTAGCTTTACTAAGACGCTTCAGTTCACTACCAGAACAAGCCACTGCCACTTATGATTTATcctttttctatctttttttatCGACCTTTACTTTTAATGTGTTCATCTTCTTTTGTTGACTGTTTTACTGGTAGGCTAGTCTAGGCCTCCCAGGCCTACCCCAAGTGGGGATAGGAAGGTCACtaaacaaatgtaggcctatttgtttatattattgttttttgttgttgtttgtttgtttgtttatttatttgttttgtatgtgccttgggtttggggtTGTGTTTTTgttaaaagctaaaaaaaaatgttaggcCTAATATAGAAATGCTTGGAAAAACGGGAAGGTAACCAAAGCTCAAAGGAAGAGTTAAAACTTTTACACAGATTTAAGTGTGCTTTGTTTCTAGATGTGTTTCTATAGTCATGCGTGTTGCTCTCATTTGCTTTGTTAGGTTTAGGCCACTGAAGGTCTACCTTTCCCATTAACTTCAGGAGCGTTTGCCAGCTGACCAGCTGATCGCTTTGGCCCACTGTCTGACACGCACGTTCAATATGCGTCAGTTCTATTAAGCGCTGGAACTGAGGAGGGCGCTCTATGTCTGCATTGGCTGCTAAAAGCAGATGATTGCGTCCATCTCGCTTGTGCCCAAGTCTGCCCACTCATCGCGCTCAACCATCTCCGTGTGCTGTTTTGATACACACCGCAGTCATTTCTCCGACTGGATGTTCTCTAAAGGTCAACGGATTAGGTTAAGGCCGAGATATTTTGCAACAGAACGTCTCTGGTTACGATTTCTTTATTCACTTCCGTAAACACCATCACACGACAATGTAACTTCCTGTCTTTACCGGAAGTCTTTATTGTTCCTGGTGTCGTCGTGGACAGAAAAACGGGAGCTCAGTGGAAATATTCGAATTTCAAAGAACTGGTATTTAATAACTACACCTGATTGGGACTGTATTCGGTTTAAGACATAGCCCGATAACAATGGCGTACGCGTACCTCTTCAAGTACATTATTATCGGAGATACGGGTGTGGGGAAATCCTGCCTCCTATTACAGTTCACAGATAAGCGCTTTCAGCCAGTACACGACCTAACCATCGGCGTTGAATTCGGGGCACGGATGATCACTATAGATGGCAAACAAATTAAACTCCAGATCTGGGACACAGCTGGCCAAGAATCATTCCGCTCCATCACCAGGTCCTACTACAGAGGAGCAGCGGGAGCCCTGCTGGTGTATGACATCACAAGAAGGGACACGTTCAATCACTTGACAACCTGGCTGGAAGACGCCCGTCAACATTCCAACTCCAATATGGTCATCATGCTCATCGGGAACAAGAGCGACCTGGAGTCTCGACGAGAAGTGAAGAAGGAGGAAGGTGAAGCGTTTGCGAGGGAACATGGCCTCGTCTTCATGGAAACCTCCGCGAAAACAGCTTCAAACGTCGAAGAGGCCTTCATCAACACAGCCAAGGAGATTTACGAGAAGATCCAGGAAGGAGTCTTTGATATCAATAACGAAGCAAATGGCATCAAAATTGGACCCCAACACGCTGCCACCAATTCTTCCCTTCCAGGCAGCCAGGGTGCACAGCAAGCTGGTGGGGGCTgttgctgagcactgctcctctcctcacctttccatCATGCTAAGTAGGCTAGGGCTAATGCTCGTTAGCCTCCATCAAGATGAAGAAacgaagagaagaaagaagatgaAACTACATTATATATTTATTGTTATCAATCTGTATATGTAGCTATGGTGTACATTGACTGAGCTAGGTCTCTGTATTGAATTTTTCTAAAGCTCAATACTGTAAGGAGCTAGCTTGAAAAGTGCTACATTATTGCTGCCATTTAACACCTGCTTTGGCCACTACAGGAGGTAACATTTTACGGTGATGTCTTTTCAGTTGTTCCTGTCATATAACCTCTATTCTTTCTTGGCCCTCTGACCTATGTACAGAAACTCTGTCTTCTTATTCCGAACTGCCAAATTTGTGTTTATCTATGTTTTGTTATTAATTCAGAAATAAGTTAACTTCTCCAGATAGATCTGCTGTTTGCCTTAAAAATAGACTTTTGGATGACAAAAAAACGCTTAACCACCACAAACATACCATTTATTCACGTTATGAATCACAGAGATCTCTCTCCCTACTTCAGGACGTTGGAGTACATTTGCACTCATAGCTTGTAATCAGTCCACATACATTAATGCATATCATGCATACTGTTTTTTCAATTAGTATATCTTTTCTTAATTTTAGTCTGCTGTGTAATGTCAGTGCAAATCAATATTACGTGTAAGAGTGGTTGTGTAATGATATGACTTGTTTTGGCAGTATGACCAGTATGGTGAACATCTTTGTCGTGAAAGGGGTATGACAAAAAGCCAAACCATAAGTATCTTTGTGACCCTATAACCTTTATTTGCtgtgttcagaaaataaatactgtcACGATGAAATATAATAAAACCCTCTGAATTAAAAAGTAACAGATTGgggatgattttttttaaagccaaTGTCTTAAATTGTTGGAATATTTAGTctattactctttaaaaaaaatataggctaggcctagagTAACATGTGTCTCTGTATGCATTTGAATCCTACAAAATAATTGGTGAAACACTTGTGCATTGGACACCTCATCCACTAAGCTTATTGGAGGCCTATTGGTTGAATCAGTCCATCTCTGCATGCTATAGGCTACTTCACAGTATCTCTGTGCATCTGgtaaataaacataaacacacttgtAAGAACAGAAACAAAAGCTTTAAAACACTGTCTCTTCCTTCAAACAATTTCAAgcctttttaaaaatagatttttttataGAATTTAAAGAAGAGGGATATTGCCGGGTCAAAGGTCACATAATGTGCAAGAATGAAACAAGCCCAACCAACCtcactttttaaaatgtgtgtgcgtgtttttgttgtttttttccccccgttaTTTGACTGCTGAAGAACTAAAACATCCCCAGCTTCACGGCCACATcaacattatcattattatctcAATGTTTAGGCTACATGATTAGGTGCTGCAAGCAGTGCACATGGAAAAACATTATGAAACACCAAAGCCAGGCCCTGATGTAAGTTGGAGTAGGTGACATTTAAAGCAGCCCTTGAGCCATTGAAGGCCACAGTGATGCACACTGGCTTCTGTTTTCTTTTAGATAATGAGAATAGAACTGCCATTATTACAGCAATTTACAAGTGTCAGTCTACTGTTGGCCTCTAGGGGCAGTATATGCTGACCATCCATTTTGTGT is a genomic window containing:
- the rab2a gene encoding ras-related protein Rab-2A, which gives rise to MAYAYLFKYIIIGDTGVGKSCLLLQFTDKRFQPVHDLTIGVEFGARMITIDGKQIKLQIWDTAGQESFRSITRSYYRGAAGALLVYDITRRDTFNHLTTWLEDARQHSNSNMVIMLIGNKSDLESRREVKKEEGEAFAREHGLVFMETSAKTASNVEEAFINTAKEIYEKIQEGVFDINNEANGIKIGPQHAATNSSLPGSQGAQQAGGGCC